In Dunckerocampus dactyliophorus isolate RoL2022-P2 chromosome 14, RoL_Ddac_1.1, whole genome shotgun sequence, one DNA window encodes the following:
- the tbxtb gene encoding T-box transcription factor T has translation MSVVGLSECPGKAGQYRVDHLLSAVQSELKAGSEKGDPTERELKLSLDESELWSKFKDLTNEMIVTKNGRRMFPVLKVNVSGLDPNAMYSFLLDLASADKHRWKYVSGEWVPGGKPEPQSPSCVYIHPDSPNFGAHWMKAPVSFSKVKLTNKFNGGGQIMLNSLHKYEPRIHIVRVGGPRRMVTSHSFPETQFIAVTAYQNEEITALKIKYNPFAKAFLDAKERCDDKDIKNETDDNQQSPYSPLSGWFLPGSGSLCPAAAAASSPHSQFGSPVSLSPSHGCERYSTLRTHRSAPYSTSSYSHQTSPPTGYTDHPSASVPMLSSQDNWCSLQMPTHSSMMSMTHNPTSSANSSQYTSLWSMSNASLAPVTTVSHHSAGINNNLSSHFLRGSSSPYSSLSYTVTASSSGSPMYDSSSTEGLDTAQYDASLQRPSPNWTPVTLPSL, from the exons ATGTCTGTGGTAGGGCTGAGCGAGTGTCCCGGGAAGGCCGGCCAGTACCGGGTGGATCACCTCCTCAGCGCCGTGCAGAGCGAGCTGAAGGCCGGCAGCGAGAAGGGCGACCCCACGGAGAGAGAATTAAAACTCTCTTTGGACGAGAGCGAGCTTTGGAGCAAATTTAAGGATCTAACGAACGAGATGATTGTTACTAAAAACGGCAG GCGCATGTTCCCCGTGTTGAAAGTCAACGTGTCCGGATTGGATCCGAACGCCATGTATTCTTTTTTGCTGGACTTGGCATCCGCAGACAAGCACAGGTGGAAGTACGTGAGTGGGGAGTGGGTCCCAGGAGGGAAGCCCGAACCTCAAAGCCCAAGCTGTGTGTACATCCACCCGGACTCTCCAAACTTCGGCGCACACTGGATGAAAGCTCCTGTCTCTTTTAGTAAAGTCAAACTCACCAATAAATTTAACGGAGGAGGACAG ATCATGTTAAACTCCTTACACAAGTACGAGCCACGCATCCATATAGTGCGTGTTGGAGGCCCACGGAGGATGGTCACCAGCCATTCTTTCCCGGAGACACAGTTCATTGCAGTGACAGCTTACCAAAATGAAGAG ATAACTGCTTTGAAAATAAAGTATAACCCTTTTGCCAAGGCCTTCCTGGATGCAAAGGAAAG ATGTGATGACAAAGATATCAAAAATGAAACAGATGACAACCAGCAGTCACCCTACTCACCAT TAAGCGGCTGGTTTTTACCTGGATCAGGCTCCCTttgtcctgctgctgctgcagcttcAAGTCCTCACAGCCAGTTTGGAAGCCCCGTCTCCCTGTCGCCCTCCCACGGATGTGAGCGCTACTCCACGTTGAGGACACACCGCTCTGCACCTTACAGCACCTCTTCTTACAGCCATCAGACTAGCCCCCCCA cagGTTACACCGACCACCCCTCAGCATCTGTGCCAATGCTTTCAAGCCAAGACAACTGGTGTAGTCTGCAGATGCCAACACACTCCAGCATGATGTCCATGACGCACAACCCTACCTCCTCTGCCAACTCCAG TCAGTACACCAGCCTGTGGTCTATGAGCAATGCATCCCTGGCCCCAGTGACCACAGTGTCCCACCATTCTGCGGGAATAAACAACAACCTGAGCTCCCACTTCCTGCGAGGCTCCAGCAGTCCGTATTCCAGCCTGTCTTACACGGTCACAGCGTCCTCTTCTGGCTCACCCATGTATGACAGCAGCAGTACGGAGGGGCTCGATACAGCTCAGTATGACGCCTCTCTACAGCGACCTTCTCCAAACTGGACTCCTGTCACCCTCCCTTCTTTGTGA